The Pseudomonas fluorescens genome includes a window with the following:
- a CDS encoding acyl-CoA dehydrogenase yields the protein MLATEEQTQIRDMARQFAEERLKPFAAEWDREHRFPREAIDEMAELGFFGMLVPEQWGGCDTGYLAYAMTLEEIAAGDGACSTIMSVHNSVGCVPILKFGNDEQKAKFLTPLASGAMLGAFALTEPQAGSDASSLKTRARLEGDHYVLNGCKQFITSGQNAGVVIVFAVTDPSAGKRGISAFIVPTDSPGYSVARVEDKLGQHASDTCQILFEDLKVPVGNRLGEEGEGYKIALANLEGGRVGIAAQAVGMARAAFEAARDYARERSSFGKPIIEHQAVAFRLADMATQIAVARQMVHYAAALRDSGQPALVEASMAKLFASEMAEKVCSMALQTLGGYGYLNDFPLERIYRDVRVCQIYEGTSDIQRMVISRNL from the coding sequence ATGCTTGCGACTGAAGAACAGACTCAAATCCGCGACATGGCCCGGCAGTTCGCCGAGGAACGCTTGAAACCGTTCGCCGCCGAATGGGACCGCGAGCACCGTTTTCCCCGGGAAGCCATCGATGAAATGGCCGAGCTGGGCTTCTTCGGCATGCTGGTGCCGGAGCAGTGGGGCGGCTGCGACACCGGTTACCTGGCGTATGCCATGACCCTGGAAGAAATCGCCGCCGGCGACGGCGCGTGCTCGACCATCATGAGTGTGCACAATTCGGTGGGCTGCGTGCCGATCCTCAAGTTCGGCAACGATGAGCAGAAGGCGAAATTCCTCACGCCCCTGGCCAGTGGCGCGATGCTTGGTGCCTTCGCCCTGACCGAGCCCCAGGCCGGTTCGGACGCCAGCAGCCTCAAGACGCGGGCGCGGCTGGAGGGGGATCATTACGTGCTCAACGGTTGCAAGCAGTTCATCACCTCCGGGCAGAACGCCGGGGTGGTGATTGTGTTTGCGGTGACCGATCCGAGCGCAGGCAAGCGTGGCATCAGTGCGTTCATCGTGCCGACCGATTCGCCGGGCTACAGCGTCGCGCGGGTCGAAGACAAACTCGGCCAGCATGCCTCCGACACTTGCCAGATCCTCTTCGAGGATTTGAAGGTGCCGGTGGGCAATCGCCTGGGGGAGGAGGGCGAGGGCTACAAGATCGCCTTGGCGAACCTGGAAGGCGGGCGCGTGGGCATCGCGGCGCAAGCGGTGGGCATGGCCCGCGCGGCGTTCGAAGCGGCCCGGGACTATGCCCGGGAACGCTCCAGTTTCGGTAAGCCGATCATCGAGCACCAGGCCGTGGCGTTCCGCCTGGCCGACATGGCGACCCAGATCGCCGTGGCCCGGCAAATGGTGCACTACGCCGCCGCCCTGCGGGACAGCGGCCAGCCAGCGCTGGTGGAGGCCTCCATGGCCAAGCTGTTCGCCTCGGAAATGGCTGAAAAAGTCTGCTCCATGGCATTGCAAACCCTGGGCGGCTACGGTTACCTGAACGACTTCCCGCTGGAGCGCATCTACCGCGACGTGCGGGTCTGCCAGATCTACGAAGGCACCAGCGACATTCAGCGCATGGTCATTTCGCGCAATCTTTGA
- a CDS encoding enoyl-CoA hydratase, producing MSYETILLEIKDRVGLITLNRPQALNALNAQIVSELNQALDSLEADPKIGCIVLTGSKKAFAAGADIKEMAELTYPQIYLDDLFSDSDRVANRRKPIIAAVNGFALGGGCELALMCDFILAGDNAKFGQPEVNLGVLPGMGGTQRLTRAVGKAKAMEMCLTGRFIDAVEAERCGIVARIVPADELLDDALKTAALIASKSVPISMMVKESVNRAFEVSLSEGVRFERRVFHAAFATQDQKEGMAAFVAKRAAEFQDK from the coding sequence ATGAGTTACGAAACGATTTTATTGGAGATCAAGGACCGCGTCGGCCTGATCACCCTCAACCGTCCCCAGGCCTTGAACGCCTTGAATGCGCAGATCGTCAGCGAACTGAACCAGGCGCTGGATAGCCTGGAGGCTGATCCGAAGATTGGCTGCATCGTGCTGACCGGCTCGAAAAAAGCCTTTGCCGCCGGTGCCGATATCAAGGAAATGGCCGAGCTGACCTACCCGCAGATCTACCTGGACGACCTGTTCAGCGACAGCGACCGCGTGGCTAACCGTCGCAAGCCGATCATCGCGGCGGTGAACGGTTTTGCCTTGGGCGGTGGCTGCGAGCTGGCGTTGATGTGCGACTTCATCCTGGCCGGCGACAACGCCAAGTTCGGCCAGCCGGAGGTCAACCTCGGCGTGCTGCCAGGCATGGGCGGCACCCAGCGCCTGACCCGGGCGGTGGGCAAGGCCAAGGCCATGGAAATGTGCCTGACCGGGCGCTTCATCGATGCCGTGGAGGCTGAGCGTTGCGGTATCGTGGCGCGGATCGTACCGGCCGATGAGCTGCTGGATGACGCACTGAAAACCGCAGCGTTGATCGCCTCCAAGTCGGTGCCTATCAGCATGATGGTCAAGGAAAGCGTCAACCGCGCCTTTGAGGTCAGCCTGTCCGAAGGCGTGCGTTTTGAGCGGCGGGTATTCCACGCCGCGTTTGCGACGCAAGATCAGAAAGAAGGCATGGCGGCATTCGTGGCCAAGCGCGCGGCGGAGTTCCAGGATAAGTAA
- a CDS encoding acyl-CoA dehydrogenase family protein, whose product MHDLELTEEQVMIRDMARDFARGEIAPHAQAWEKAGWIDDGLVAKMGELGLLGMVVPEEWGGTYVDYVAYALAVEEISAGDGATGAVMSIHNSVGCGPVLNFGTDEQKQTWLADLASGQAIGCFCLTEPQAGSEAHNLRTRAELRDGQWVINGAKQFVSNGKRAKLAIVFAVTDPELGKKGISAFLVPTDTPGFIVDRTEHKMGIRASDTCAVTLSNCTIPEANLLGARGKGLAIALSNLEGGRIGIAAQALGIARAAFEAALAYARDRVQFDKPIIEHQSIANLLADMHTRINATRLLILHAARLRSAGQPCLSEASQAKLFASEMAEKVCSSAIQIHGGYGYLEDYPVERYYRDARITQIYEGSSEIQRMVIARELKHYLV is encoded by the coding sequence ATGCATGACCTCGAACTGACCGAAGAACAAGTGATGATCCGCGACATGGCCCGGGACTTCGCCCGTGGTGAAATCGCCCCCCATGCCCAGGCGTGGGAAAAGGCCGGCTGGATTGACGACGGTCTGGTGGCGAAGATGGGTGAGCTGGGCCTGCTGGGAATGGTAGTGCCGGAAGAATGGGGCGGTACCTACGTCGATTACGTCGCCTATGCCCTGGCCGTGGAGGAAATCTCCGCAGGCGACGGTGCTACCGGCGCAGTGATGAGCATCCACAATTCGGTGGGTTGCGGGCCGGTGCTGAATTTCGGCACCGACGAACAAAAACAGACATGGTTGGCCGACCTCGCCAGTGGCCAGGCCATTGGCTGCTTCTGCCTGACCGAGCCCCAGGCCGGCTCCGAAGCCCACAACCTGCGCACCCGGGCCGAATTGCGCGATGGCCAATGGGTCATCAACGGCGCCAAGCAGTTCGTCAGCAATGGCAAGCGAGCGAAACTGGCGATCGTGTTTGCCGTGACGGACCCTGAACTGGGCAAGAAAGGCATTTCAGCGTTCCTGGTGCCCACCGATACGCCGGGTTTCATCGTTGATCGCACCGAACACAAAATGGGCATCCGCGCCTCGGACACCTGCGCAGTCACCTTGAGCAATTGCACCATTCCCGAAGCCAACCTGCTGGGGGCTCGCGGCAAAGGCCTGGCCATCGCCCTGTCCAACCTGGAAGGCGGCCGCATCGGCATCGCGGCGCAAGCCTTGGGCATCGCCCGCGCGGCATTCGAAGCGGCGCTGGCTTACGCGCGTGATCGCGTCCAGTTCGACAAGCCGATCATCGAGCACCAGAGCATCGCCAACCTGCTGGCCGACATGCACACCCGCATCAACGCCACCCGCCTGCTCATCCTCCACGCCGCCCGCCTGCGCAGCGCGGGCCAACCCTGCCTGTCAGAAGCCTCCCAGGCCAAGCTGTTTGCCTCGGAAATGGCCGAGAAAGTCTGCTCCTCGGCCATACAGATTCATGGTGGGTATGGGTATCTCGAGGATTATCCGGTGGAACGCTACTACCGTGATGCGCGGATTACCCAGATCTATGAAGGATCGAGCGAGATACAGCGGATGGTCATCGCCCGGGAGTTGAAACACTACCTGGTGTGA
- a CDS encoding enoyl-CoA hydratase/isomerase family protein encodes MTAQVSSHAAETLDTAAYEVLVEVRNHIGHLTLNRPAGLNALTLGMVRSLQQQLDSWALDPQIRAVVLRGAGEKAFCAGGDIRSLYDSHKQGDTLHEDFFVEEYALDLTIHHYRKPIVALMDGFVLGGGMGLAQGADLRVVTERSRLGMPEVGIGYFPDVGGSYFLPRIPGELGIYLGVSGVQIRAADALYCGLADWYLDSRKLEQLDARLDRLEWGDTPLKDLQSLLAKLGVQQLPAPPLADLRPAIDHFFGLPDVPSMVEQLRQVTVANSHEWAIKTADLLDSRSPLAMAVTLEMLRRGRHLSLEDCFALELHLDQQWFERGDLIEGVRALLIDKDKNPRWNPPTLEALDADHVASFFEGFDDHGN; translated from the coding sequence ATGACAGCTCAGGTTTCATCACACGCCGCGGAAACCCTCGACACCGCGGCCTATGAGGTGCTGGTCGAAGTTCGCAATCACATTGGCCATTTGACCCTGAACCGCCCCGCCGGCCTCAATGCCCTCACCCTGGGCATGGTGCGCAGCTTGCAGCAACAACTCGATAGCTGGGCCCTGGACCCACAGATCCGAGCCGTGGTGCTGCGGGGCGCGGGCGAGAAGGCGTTTTGCGCCGGCGGTGATATCCGTTCGTTGTACGACAGCCACAAGCAGGGTGACACCCTGCATGAAGATTTCTTCGTCGAGGAATACGCCCTCGACCTGACGATTCATCACTACCGCAAACCAATCGTCGCCTTGATGGATGGCTTCGTGCTGGGCGGCGGCATGGGGCTGGCACAAGGGGCCGACCTGCGGGTGGTGACCGAGCGCAGCCGCCTGGGCATGCCGGAAGTCGGCATCGGGTATTTCCCGGACGTGGGCGGCAGTTACTTCCTGCCGCGCATTCCTGGCGAACTGGGGATCTACCTGGGCGTCAGCGGCGTGCAGATCCGCGCGGCGGACGCCTTGTATTGCGGGCTGGCCGACTGGTATCTGGACAGTCGCAAGCTTGAACAGCTCGATGCGCGCCTCGATCGCCTGGAGTGGGGTGATACGCCACTCAAGGACCTGCAGAGCCTGCTGGCCAAACTCGGTGTGCAACAGCTGCCTGCCCCGCCCCTGGCCGATCTGCGGCCAGCCATCGATCATTTCTTCGGCCTGCCCGACGTGCCGAGCATGGTCGAGCAGTTGCGCCAGGTCACCGTCGCCAACAGCCATGAATGGGCAATAAAGACCGCCGACCTGCTGGACAGCCGCTCTCCCCTGGCCATGGCCGTGACCCTGGAAATGCTGCGGCGCGGTCGGCATTTGAGCCTGGAAGACTGTTTTGCCCTGGAACTGCATCTGGATCAGCAATGGTTCGAACGCGGTGACCTGATCGAAGGTGTACGCGCCTTGCTGATCGACAAAGACAAGAACCCGCGTTGGAACCCGCCGACCCTGGAGGCGCTGGACGCCGACCATGTGGCGAGTTTCTTCGAGGGCTTCGACGACCACGGGAACTGA
- a CDS encoding HPP family protein, whose translation MLSRWFPAAINTRPTEWSRAAIGMALGTMFSVWLCGQVFGLEVAQHLIGPLGASAVLLFAVSSGALAQPWSIVGGYLCASVVALLVAHVLGRTLGSACLAAGMALVLMCWLRCLHPPAGALAATLVLAAPSIIALDWQAVGAAMLAGSGLLAFALAYNNLTQVRYPKRASEPLAVIPADHPPVDRQAITAEDLKLALAEMEAFFDVTPEDLEQLIHASERNAKRRSIAEVLSSRD comes from the coding sequence ATGCTTTCTCGCTGGTTCCCCGCCGCTATCAATACCCGTCCCACCGAGTGGAGCCGCGCCGCCATCGGCATGGCGCTGGGGACGATGTTCAGTGTCTGGCTTTGTGGCCAGGTCTTCGGCCTTGAGGTGGCGCAACACCTGATCGGCCCCCTCGGCGCCTCGGCGGTGCTGTTGTTTGCGGTGTCATCGGGCGCCCTCGCCCAGCCCTGGTCGATTGTCGGCGGTTACCTGTGTGCGTCGGTCGTCGCGCTGCTGGTGGCCCATGTACTGGGCCGTACGCTGGGTAGCGCCTGCCTGGCGGCGGGCATGGCGCTGGTGTTGATGTGCTGGCTGCGTTGCTTGCATCCGCCGGCAGGCGCCCTGGCGGCGACGCTGGTGCTGGCCGCCCCGTCTATCATTGCCTTGGACTGGCAAGCCGTTGGTGCGGCGATGCTGGCCGGTTCCGGGTTGCTGGCCTTTGCGCTGGCGTATAACAACCTGACGCAGGTGCGCTATCCCAAGCGTGCCAGCGAACCGCTGGCCGTCATACCGGCTGACCACCCTCCCGTCGACCGCCAGGCGATCACGGCCGAAGACCTGAAACTGGCCTTGGCGGAAATGGAAGCATTCTTTGACGTCACGCCGGAAGATCTCGAGCAGTTGATCCACGCCAGCGAGCGAAATGCCAAGCGCCGCAGCATCGCGGAGGTTCTCTCTAGTCGCGATTGA
- a CDS encoding UDP-glucose dehydrogenase family protein, producing MKISVFGSGYVGLVQAAVLAEVGHDVVCMDIDERKVDSLRQGQVSIYEPGLAALVREGLEAGRLHFTCDEQLAVQHGQVLFIAVGTPSRDDGSADLSQVLAVGEAVARYREQPLIVVEKSTVPVGTGDVLRGHIDKCLLKASRLLQFDIVSNPEFLKEGSAVADCRRPDRIVIGCERHEVRETMRDLYAPFNRNHDRVLFMDLRSAELTKYAANGMLATKISFINQIAELAEHLGADIESVRLGIGADSRIGYHFIYPGCGYGGSCFPKDMRALIHTAEQAHCSSDLLQAVEAINGRQKHKLFERINAFYQGDLRGKTFALWGLAFKPNTDDMRDAPSRTLLESLWAAGASVRAFDPEAMQQTQLLYPDEPRLMLMGTPESVLPGADALVICTEWQPFKAPDFDLIQQRLKAPVIFDGRNLFDPERMADKGFTYFPMGRGQSRNLPIAQQTWFPASRSA from the coding sequence ATGAAAATCAGCGTATTCGGAAGTGGTTACGTAGGCTTGGTGCAAGCTGCCGTGTTGGCCGAAGTGGGCCATGACGTGGTGTGCATGGACATCGACGAGCGCAAGGTCGACAGTTTGCGCCAAGGCCAAGTGAGCATTTACGAGCCTGGCCTGGCCGCGCTGGTGCGTGAAGGCCTGGAGGCTGGCCGCTTGCATTTCACCTGCGACGAACAGCTCGCCGTGCAGCACGGCCAGGTGCTGTTTATCGCCGTGGGCACGCCTTCCCGGGACGACGGCAGTGCCGATCTGAGCCAGGTCCTGGCCGTCGGCGAGGCCGTCGCCCGCTACCGCGAGCAACCGCTCATTGTGGTGGAGAAGTCCACCGTGCCGGTGGGCACCGGCGACGTTCTGCGGGGGCACATCGACAAATGCCTGCTCAAGGCCAGTCGCCTGCTGCAGTTCGATATTGTTTCCAACCCCGAATTCCTCAAGGAAGGCTCGGCGGTCGCCGATTGCCGTCGTCCGGATCGCATCGTAATCGGCTGCGAGCGCCATGAAGTGCGCGAAACCATGCGCGACCTGTACGCCCCGTTCAACCGCAACCACGACCGGGTCCTGTTCATGGACCTGCGCAGTGCCGAGCTGACCAAATATGCCGCCAACGGCATGCTGGCGACCAAGATCAGTTTTATCAACCAGATTGCCGAACTGGCCGAACACCTGGGGGCCGACATCGAGTCCGTGCGCCTGGGCATCGGCGCCGACTCGCGCATCGGCTACCACTTCATCTACCCGGGATGCGGCTACGGCGGCTCGTGCTTTCCCAAGGACATGCGCGCCCTGATCCACACCGCCGAGCAGGCTCATTGCTCCAGCGACCTGCTGCAAGCGGTGGAAGCCATCAACGGGCGGCAGAAACACAAGCTGTTCGAGCGGATCAACGCGTTCTACCAGGGCGACCTGCGCGGCAAGACCTTCGCCCTCTGGGGCCTGGCCTTCAAGCCCAACACCGACGACATGCGCGATGCTCCGAGCCGCACCCTGCTGGAGTCGCTCTGGGCTGCGGGAGCCAGTGTCCGAGCCTTTGACCCGGAGGCGATGCAACAGACGCAATTGCTTTACCCCGACGAGCCCCGACTCATGCTGATGGGTACGCCGGAATCGGTGTTGCCGGGGGCCGACGCATTGGTCATCTGTACTGAATGGCAGCCCTTCAAGGCGCCGGACTTCGACCTGATCCAACAACGGCTCAAGGCCCCGGTGATTTTTGACGGTCGTAACCTTTTCGATCCGGAGCGCATGGCCGACAAGGGTTTCACCTATTTCCCGATGGGTCGCGGGCAGTCGCGCAACCTGCCTATCGCCCAGCAAACGTGGTTCCCGGCTTCGAGAAGCGCGTGA
- a CDS encoding metal-dependent hydrolase, with protein sequence MKNNCEPFWNDTPIRTYLFDAFSVLLPAGEQFVISVVQSSALQLPPTSPLANQSRDFVAEERAHQRAHRLYNQQLEKQGFEVKKYEREIEKDLDALRAKLSLHAQLSLAAAFEHVTAVTSRIALRSGGLLSTSTSSQTRLWRWHCAEEVAHQHVTTDLLQALGVPYWQRIVYFLAASALMSFDVLRHLHGFARWDIARGRVSARQLGWATGRLLLRDGANLVLLASGWGAYFLPLKTTAVAGCK encoded by the coding sequence ATGAAAAACAACTGCGAGCCCTTCTGGAACGACACACCGATCAGAACCTACCTGTTCGATGCCTTTTCGGTGCTGCTCCCTGCCGGCGAACAATTTGTGATTTCAGTGGTGCAATCATCCGCTTTGCAGTTGCCGCCAACCTCGCCACTGGCTAACCAGTCGCGCGACTTCGTGGCCGAGGAACGCGCCCACCAGCGAGCCCATCGTCTCTACAACCAACAACTGGAAAAGCAGGGTTTTGAAGTCAAGAAATACGAACGCGAGATCGAAAAGGACCTCGATGCCCTGCGTGCCAAGCTGTCACTCCATGCGCAGCTGTCCCTGGCCGCGGCGTTCGAGCATGTGACGGCCGTCACCTCGCGGATCGCCTTGCGCAGTGGCGGGCTGCTGTCGACCAGCACCTCCTCGCAAACACGCCTGTGGCGCTGGCACTGCGCCGAAGAAGTGGCTCATCAGCACGTCACCACCGATCTGCTCCAGGCGTTGGGTGTCCCCTATTGGCAGCGGATTGTCTATTTTTTGGCCGCGTCGGCGCTGATGAGCTTCGATGTCCTGCGGCATCTGCATGGTTTTGCTCGCTGGGACATTGCCCGCGGCCGCGTCAGCGCCAGGCAGCTGGGATGGGCCACGGGGCGCCTGCTGCTGCGCGATGGTGCGAACCTGGTGCTGCTGGCAAGCGGATGGGGCGCCTACTTTCTTCCGCTGAAAACGACTGCGGTGGCAGGCTGTAAGTGA
- a CDS encoding fatty acid desaturase family protein: protein MLLCVLNTAAIGWLATQEAFTWLAVAPLIVLQAILMIGVQEIKHQGVHRQFLVGTPLNEAVGVFAAGIFAANFVGYRYFHLEHHRKTCQADDPEGLMYEQTWPTRWISLLGAAEQLWVAISTNRISRRYLPPNAVWRWRWNNAVIGVFAGALAFGLYEVPRLVVCVYLLPYCLFAWMDFWLTQAEHYGVRISAQGPRRAPCEITTDVRLPKILSWLILHRSLHRTHHHAPATRWFHAYAQSRVLAKDKPGGTTGLPTFVATWMRLGPRLWK from the coding sequence ATGCTGCTGTGCGTCCTGAATACTGCCGCGATCGGCTGGCTGGCGACGCAGGAGGCATTCACATGGCTGGCTGTCGCACCGCTGATCGTGCTCCAGGCGATCCTGATGATCGGTGTCCAGGAGATCAAGCATCAAGGCGTGCATCGCCAGTTCCTTGTGGGCACACCTCTCAATGAGGCGGTGGGTGTGTTCGCGGCGGGCATTTTTGCGGCAAACTTCGTGGGCTACCGCTACTTCCACCTCGAACACCACCGCAAGACCTGCCAGGCCGATGATCCCGAAGGCTTGATGTACGAACAGACCTGGCCGACCCGCTGGATCAGCCTGCTGGGCGCCGCGGAGCAACTCTGGGTGGCGATATCCACCAACAGGATCTCCCGCCGCTACCTGCCGCCGAACGCGGTCTGGCGCTGGCGCTGGAACAACGCCGTGATCGGCGTTTTTGCGGGTGCGCTGGCGTTCGGTCTCTATGAGGTGCCTCGACTGGTCGTCTGCGTCTATCTGCTCCCTTATTGCCTGTTTGCCTGGATGGATTTCTGGCTGACGCAGGCCGAGCACTATGGCGTACGGATCTCGGCCCAAGGCCCGCGACGCGCGCCCTGTGAGATCACCACGGACGTGCGCCTGCCAAAGATCCTCTCCTGGCTGATCCTCCATCGTTCGCTGCATCGCACCCACCATCATGCGCCGGCAACCCGTTGGTTCCACGCGTACGCGCAATCGAGGGTGCTCGCCAAAGACAAGCCCGGTGGCACGACAGGACTGCCCACGTTCGTTGCGACATGGATGCGACTCGGTCCCCGACTCTGGAAATAA
- a CDS encoding LysR family transcriptional regulator encodes MNIKFLETFVWVARLKSFRLTAEKLFTTQASISSRIAALEDEMGVRLFVRDSKGVSLTSEGQRVLEYAERIMDTMQSMKAVIKDPRQVRGRIRIGAMDTVIHTWLSPLVTRLMECYPALEIELSADTASNLCSQLEKGYQDIIFQTDILRLDSVRNALLTRYPMHWVVRTGSVYDRSYASLEDLSQERIVTFSRNSRPHQDILNLLHSANIVSPRINCVNSASAITRLVRDGFGIGAMPAALVVGELAQGTLTLVDGVPLPSVMDIVASWRTGAGMERVEDIVSLTREVVGEFVAQLPPGYRLDMN; translated from the coding sequence GTGAACATCAAGTTTCTCGAAACCTTCGTCTGGGTCGCCCGCCTGAAGAGTTTTCGCCTCACCGCGGAAAAGCTGTTCACCACCCAGGCGTCCATTTCCAGTCGGATCGCCGCCCTGGAGGACGAAATGGGCGTGCGCCTGTTCGTGCGCGATTCCAAAGGTGTGTCGCTGACCTCCGAAGGCCAGCGCGTGCTGGAATACGCCGAGCGCATCATGGACACCATGCAAAGCATGAAAGCCGTGATCAAGGATCCGCGCCAGGTGCGTGGCCGAATCCGCATCGGTGCGATGGATACGGTGATCCACACCTGGCTCAGCCCCTTGGTGACGCGCCTGATGGAATGTTACCCGGCCCTGGAAATCGAACTGTCGGCCGACACCGCGAGCAACCTGTGCTCGCAACTGGAAAAAGGCTACCAGGACATCATTTTCCAGACCGACATCCTGCGCCTGGACAGTGTACGCAACGCGCTGCTGACCCGTTACCCGATGCACTGGGTGGTGCGCACCGGCTCCGTCTATGACCGGTCCTATGCGTCGCTGGAGGACTTGTCCCAGGAACGCATAGTGACCTTCTCACGCAACTCTCGCCCCCACCAGGACATTCTCAACCTCCTGCATTCGGCCAACATCGTCTCGCCCCGCATCAACTGCGTGAACTCGGCCTCGGCCATTACCCGCCTGGTTCGCGACGGCTTTGGCATTGGCGCCATGCCCGCGGCGCTGGTCGTCGGCGAACTGGCCCAGGGCACATTGACCTTGGTGGACGGCGTGCCGCTGCCATCGGTCATGGACATCGTCGCCAGTTGGCGGACCGGCGCCGGAATGGAACGGGTAGAAGACATCGTCAGCCTGACCCGGGAAGTGGTCGGCGAATTCGTCGCACAGTTACCGCCCGGGTATCGACTCGATATGAATTGA
- a CDS encoding putative hydro-lyase — MMSFEQLQQCTPLALRQNIAAGQYQGHTSGLGQGRVQANIVILPGDWANEFLRYCTLNRQACPVLDVTEPGDPFFRNLGAAIDIRHEVPQYRVYRHGELSEAPLDIEHLWQDDLVAFALGCSFSFEQPLLEAGIRLRHIELGRNVAMFQTNIDTRPTARLSGKMVVTMRPMKAAAAIQAIQITGRMPNVHGAPVHIGDPSLIGIQSLDSPDYGDAVPVEADEIPVFWACGVTPQSVVQASRPPLCITHAPGCMLVTDLWNSDL; from the coding sequence ATGATGTCCTTCGAACAACTGCAGCAATGCACACCCCTGGCCCTGCGCCAAAACATCGCCGCCGGTCAGTACCAGGGCCATACCAGCGGCCTGGGCCAGGGCCGCGTGCAAGCCAATATCGTGATCCTGCCCGGCGACTGGGCCAATGAGTTCCTGCGCTACTGCACCCTCAATCGCCAGGCTTGCCCGGTGCTTGACGTGACCGAGCCAGGCGATCCGTTCTTCCGTAACCTGGGCGCCGCCATCGATATCCGCCACGAGGTACCTCAATACCGGGTCTACCGCCACGGCGAGTTGAGCGAAGCGCCGCTGGACATCGAACACCTGTGGCAGGACGACCTGGTGGCCTTCGCCCTCGGTTGCTCGTTCTCGTTCGAACAACCCCTGCTGGAGGCCGGCATCCGTTTGCGGCACATTGAGTTGGGGCGCAATGTCGCGATGTTCCAGACCAACATCGACACACGCCCCACCGCCCGCCTGTCTGGCAAAATGGTGGTGACCATGCGGCCGATGAAAGCCGCCGCGGCGATCCAGGCGATCCAGATTACCGGGCGCATGCCCAACGTTCACGGCGCCCCGGTACACATCGGCGATCCGTCACTGATCGGCATTCAATCCCTGGACTCACCGGATTACGGCGATGCCGTGCCGGTGGAAGCGGACGAGATCCCGGTATTCTGGGCCTGCGGTGTAACGCCTCAATCGGTGGTCCAGGCCTCACGTCCACCGTTGTGCATCACCCACGCCCCTGGCTGCATGCTGGTGACGGACTTATGGAACAGTGATTTGTAA
- a CDS encoding LysR family transcriptional regulator produces the protein MNLKFLETFVWVARLQSFSLTAEKMFSTQAAISSRIASLEEELGLRLFVRDSRGVSLTPEGLKVLDYAEQMLEVQRALKQSLDTTSAQQGLVRIGVMDTVIHTWLSPLMSMLMQAFPAVEIEITADAARNLCDQLQKGYLDIVFQTDLVRHESVRNLELGHYPMHWIAASQSIYARPYASLVEMAGERIITFVKHSRPHQDVLNLLYAHGVSAPRVSCVNSVSAMTRLIRDGFGIGALPAALVAKPLASGELIQLEPGTALPQLDVVASWRAGVGLELVENIVQMSRQVVSQYAVDVGPQRMVAAPGLNGQPPLE, from the coding sequence ATGAACCTCAAATTCCTCGAAACCTTTGTCTGGGTCGCCCGGCTACAGAGTTTCAGCCTCACCGCCGAGAAGATGTTCAGCACCCAGGCGGCGATCTCCAGCCGAATCGCTTCGCTGGAAGAGGAGTTGGGCCTGCGCCTGTTCGTACGGGATTCGCGCGGGGTTTCGCTGACCCCCGAAGGCCTCAAGGTGCTCGACTACGCCGAGCAGATGCTCGAAGTGCAGCGGGCGTTGAAGCAGTCACTGGACACCACCAGTGCGCAGCAAGGCCTGGTGCGCATCGGCGTGATGGATACGGTGATCCACACCTGGCTCAGCCCGTTGATGTCGATGCTGATGCAAGCCTTCCCCGCCGTGGAAATCGAAATCACCGCCGATGCCGCGCGCAATCTCTGTGACCAGTTGCAAAAAGGCTACCTGGACATCGTGTTCCAGACCGATCTGGTCCGCCACGAAAGCGTGCGCAACCTGGAATTGGGTCACTACCCCATGCACTGGATCGCCGCCAGCCAGTCGATCTATGCCCGCCCCTACGCGTCACTGGTGGAGATGGCCGGCGAGCGCATCATCACCTTCGTCAAGCATTCGCGACCGCATCAGGATGTACTCAACCTGTTGTACGCCCATGGCGTGAGTGCGCCACGGGTCAGTTGCGTCAACTCGGTGTCGGCCATGACCCGATTGATTCGCGACGGATTCGGCATCGGCGCCCTGCCCGCCGCGCTGGTGGCCAAGCCCCTGGCCAGCGGCGAATTGATCCAGCTCGAACCCGGCACCGCCCTGCCCCAACTCGACGTCGTGGCCTCGTGGCGCGCGGGTGTCGGCCTGGAACTGGTCGAGAACATCGTCCAGATGAGTCGCCAGGTGGTCAGCCAATACGCCGTTGATGTCGGGCCGCAACGCATGGTGGCGGCTCCCGGGCTGAACGGCCAACCACCTCTTGAATAA